The genomic segment ttatcacggCTGTACTGTTCTGATGTGAATGTTGTCGATTACGGTTTATATTCTAACTTGTAGTTCTTTGTGGGCTTGCATTTTTTGTCTGCCATGGCCGTGGTGATGATTTTGTTTGGATTGTGTGGTCTTTCATGGTCAGGGCACGTCTCGTTCAAGCAGGTGGAAACCTGTTCTGATTGGCTCCTCTGGGCGGAGAGCTGTGACTGTGAGGTGGAGGGAGGTTCATCAACAGGAAGTTGGCTAGGGGATGTTCAAACAAGGCACTAGATTCATCGTTGCCCTTATGAACATATTGCCTGTTAGGCCGGTCAAGGCATCCGGGTCCCTTTTTATGAAGGCTTTAGTATTTCCAAGAGAAAAGCAGCGGTTCATAATGgatggcagtagctcaggaggtagagcgggggaGGCTGgaaaccgcaaggttgctagttcgatccccggcttagtgtcgaagtgtccctgagcaaggcccctaaccctaactgttcCAAAAGGGCTGTCCGCGCAGTGAATGGTTGACTCAGCCGTTGGCGTGTGAATTTGtgcatgaatggctgaatgtcaGGCTTATTGAAAagcgctttggacaaaagtgatatatataaatgcagtccatttacatttcatTATCCAAAACTATCTCTTTGCATGGACCATGGGATGCAAACAGGCTAACTTAACTGAGATCATCGGTTTCATGTGAAAAACGTCTAACCACTTTGAATGGCTGTGGATGACTACTACAAAGTCCTGATGGTCTACACTGAGTATAATAGTTATCATACTCAGTATAATAACTATTATACCAGTCAAGGTAAACCAGTATAATAGTTATTATACTCAGTGTAAAGGAAAAGCATCTCTGACAGTTTGGTAGAGAATAAAAAGGAAAAGAGTTTCCTTGTTTGATTGTTGCCTGGGCCATCCAGTAATTTCAATCCTGGATGGCCCAATCCTGGATGGCACATGTATGTtatttctcccctctccccctgtcttaAATTAAGCCCCAAACACTGTCTGTCTTTCACCGTACATGTTAGTCCTCTGATCATTTAGGTCCTTTCTGGATGCAAATCTTGTGTTTTAAACCCTTTTACAAATAAACCTGTCAGTCCCTCCATTTTCTTGACTCATCTGTGCATATTTTTGGTTGTGGACTTGTTATGGACGAACAGCTGTCATGAACAATCAATTACAGCTGTCTCAGATGAGTGTCTATTAAGGTCAGATGAGGAGCTGAGCAGGTCCTTCACAGCTTTCTCATTGTGAATAAAATGTGCCGGTAGCAATGCTGGCAAGCCACACTGTGAGGTGAACATTTTTTCTGGGGAGAATATTGAAATTATATGTTTAAGCAACATACATGAACCGTATTAGGTAAAGAACAGTGTATTCAAGATATAACTAGGCATTGTTGGCTTTATAAAAGGTATTGAGAAACAAACAACCAAGCGCAACTTTCCTCAATATTAATATCTTGCTTTGAACCTCTGAACCAACCTGTCTTTTCTGTTGCTCACTATGGGTTCCCTGATTCTGTTTTTTGTCTGTCCCGTCCCGCCTACTAGACAGTGATTGACTGGGTGAAAAATCAGGCCGGGCCAGGTACCAGTCAAGGAAAACCAGACCCTTAATCACTACATTTAGTAAAAGATGGTGGGATTCAATTGCTGGTAGGCGTGAGCTACCATTCAATGTTCCCAGTAGGGTAaaacggggggggggctttcacCTTTCAGCATTTACTGTGATTCTGGAGTCCTTGGCAGTGTAACATGATTAGACATACAAATTGTGCGCCCTATAGTTTGAGTTCTATAATGACAGCTCAGAATTGGTCTCTCCTAGACCAATCTTGCTCTATCCTCCGTACTAAAATGGTGTTCCCTGTGTACGATTATATGCCATATTTTTCACCAAATATTGACACTTGAGTCAATGAAGTAAATATTGTTATTTAAGACCTTAGAAAAAAGAGATCTGGATTGAAATAAGGTATTGATGCCAAATAAATGCTTTAATTGATACTTGAACATTACAGTTAGGAAATAACATTATCAGAATATGATTCTGTCTATGTTTGCAGGGATACTTGTTTGACATGGTGGGTGTACTGGCCCTGAGTAGTAAACAACAcacagtgtgtttatgtgtgtgtgtgtgtgtgtgtgtgcccatgtgtgtctgtgtctgtgagagagaataATAAATCAGATATTGTAGCTATTGTGCTTCTGGGGCCAAATATATTACAGTATCATGGTCACATACTACGGCTTCTGACTAACCAGCCTCTTCTCAgatcgtctctctctcgctctctctcccccttttattcttattttattttttcattgtcGAAGCTAATTCTTTTCCATCTAGCTACGCATTGCGTTGCCGTGACAACCCGAAGGCCAATTCCTCTCAGAAGTAAGTTGACGGAAATATGAAGACCCTGAGAGTTTGTCTCCGCGAATCCTTTGTCTCTTTTTTTGTTGCATAGCAATAGCCCTCATTTGCTAAATCTAAAACAATCACATCAAGGGGTCTTTGGTCTCTCCTTCATTTCTGATGAACTTGAGCCTTAATTAAATCTTCTCTCTGGTAATGAAGTTTCTATTTATGTACCAACATGAGTGTAAGATAGATGGATCTATCACAACAAGATTAAGTGAATCACTTGAGGACAAGCAGCATGCAGGTACaaaccacaaaaacaaaaagagacACAGAACTATAAGGAGTGCAGCTGAGATTTCCATTCAACAACGCTGTGATAAGAGTTTAAAAATACTGCTGCTGATGAAAAGGAATGAATTGTAAAACGCTTTCACGCGCCCCGCGTGACGTATGATGATCACACTGCGGCGGATCCAGACAAAGGAAAGCTGGGAAGGGAAGCAGGTGACCATCTGATTATGTATATCGTGTGCCTCTGAAAAGCAGATTGGTGATGTTATCTTCCTCAAACACGGGACGGGTCAAGGGATGCCAACCGTAGGCAGAAGGAAACCCTGAAGTAGAAAGTGCAACGCACGGTTCGAAGGATGTAACCCTGTCGCTTCTTACCGGCCCATCACTGTCACACAAAATGATGTGATGATCATGTATCATAACCTCATGAAAATAACAACATTATGGCCGCAGCGGCCATAATGGCTGCATTGTATCAAGATCTTTTCCCCATTTGGCTACTGATATATGGGGAAAGAATCCCTTGATGGGGAGACCCATGGTGAATCAGTGTCATTCTCTTATTTAAAATTAGGTCTTTATTGAAAAATGCGACATTTAGTGATGTCATAAATTGACTACAAATTATACAATTCTTAATATACTTTTAGTTCAACAGTATTGCATAAGCATCCTCTAATATCTGCGTTTCTGATTGTTGATGTGTCAATATGTGGGAGTATTGAGATTCCTTTGAGATATGCAGAGGTCTCTAGGTAACTGTGAAATGTAAATACACGTTCGGACAGAGGCAGTGAACATTCACAAGGTAGCGAATCTCATCCTGAAGGGACAGAAAATGAATAACATTCTGTGTGGGGGTGTGACTTCTATCTGAAAGGCACTCTTAGAAAAAGTTTTTTGAAAGAATGGCCATGGGAATCTAGAAAGAGATACACTTCTAATAGGAAGACTTGTCCCCAGCTGTTTAGTAGCTCGGCTTTATGATTCCTAGCCGGAAGGTGCTGGATCCTCAATGTCTGCAGTGTTCCTGTAGTCATTCttgaaatattaaaaataagGTTATTAAACCATCCTGACCATCTCTCCTGGCTTTTATTAAACATCAGGTtgcaaatatttgtaaaaatgtaaaaatattaGTTCATTCAGAGCATATAGTCAAGCTCATCTGAATACCTTAATATCAGATCTGCTTTTAGAACTTTTGTCCCTGTTTGACCTCAAATGTAtaatatagtaggcctacatagacTAAAATCAGGAAGAAATTAATGATTTTTAAAAATCTTGGTTAGGGAAAAGAACAATATAAACTATATAAACAATGCTAAACTACCATGTAAATAACCTTGAACTTCAGGCTCGAGGATTTTCAGTCACGGTGTTGTTGTTGCCTCCGTCCAGGGAAACTGTTTGTATGATTAATTTCATCTTATGTCTTACCTACCGTACGGTCACACCAAGAGCGGGAAAGGAAGCCGGCGGGCCTTCGTTTTCAACGAGAGCTGGCGACGAGGAGCGGCGGTCAAGCAGTCCGCGTCCTGAACTACGAGGAGAGTGGAAATGATGAAATGTAGCTTTATGCAAATGAGTTCCGTTTTTACATCGGACTAATGAGCGTTCAGCGTCAGCGTGGCCATGCCGACGCTGAAGGAGTGGCCAACACAGTATCATCAGGCCTATTGCAATATGGGGGCATTTGCTAAAATGGAACTGTGACGCATAAATCATAAGAATCGTGTCTAAAGCACTAACATAATTGGCCTCATTTcaatgtgtccccccccccccgctaaagTATAGCCAATATCAATTCACTGTGTATCCTATAGTCACCTCGATTGGAGAACAACGCTTGCACAGCTACAATTTCTACTATTATTATTTGGTTACACCAAACCAAACCGTTAACGATCTAACGAGTAGGCCAATTGCTTGTGATGATAGTACCGCGACCCAATCTATACGACCCAATTGTTGTGGGCGTAATACAGGCGTGGGTTGGGGGTGGGAATCTGCGCGCCTCGCTTCGCATTGTGCATTGGTCAGGTGAAATAGATGCAGGTGTGACGTATTTGGGTGCCAGGAGCGTCTCCATCCGTATAAACAAGCTCCAGGATCCACGCATGACCATTACTGTGGGAGGACACTGAGTGGTCTCTACGCGCTACAGGCTACCAGTCCAACTTACGCATTCGATCACGCTACTGAGGTAAAttgtctttttaaaatgttTGATCTGTAAATGTCTTTCCCATCCCATTACGTTTTCTGAATTAGGcagtatatttttttcatgttatTAGGATTCAGTCCTGGGGATATTAAGGTTTTTTCTCTCATGACCATCCAGGCTTGAGTGACATCATGAAAACAAGCATCCGTGTTCATTCCATTTCAAATTACCATTCAGACTTTCTGTGTGGTATTAATACAGTATATATGATTTTCACCTCGGAGGGTGACTTTGTCTCCCAACTTCCCCTCAGGGCTTTGGGGACATGGAGTGGTACGTGTGCGTTCTGGTGCTGAGTTTGCCGTGGTCCGTTCACACCCAGACTTCTCCGAGATGTCAAAACTGCGTTCGTCAGACCGATTCAGGTGCATCTTTCAGTCACCTGGTAGGCCTATGATATACAAATATTGCACATTAACAAAGAAATGTGACGGTTAAGTGATTCGTTAATCATGTTGGGATTAAGCCGGTCCACTCGTTTAGTTAGAATAATGTTATTGTCTATTCTTTATGATATGCCACCGATTCCAGCCAAaagcttaaataaatacttcTATTGTTAGCCTATGTAGTGAATTAAGATTCAAGTTGAATCtatttttattatctttcttttttatcaGACTTGCATTTTGGAATGTGAGGAAACCCTGTGGAAATCTAGAGAATGGAAGGCAGGTCGGCCGACCAACATCCTGCAGACAGCAGCCTCAATAGGCTCCAACCCACAGCGAGCTGCAGAGAGgagcacacagacagagagaaccgGCCCACAGGCCAGCCCAACACTGCCCCGGCTGCTTTATAACGGACTCACTGAAGCACATTTGAAGAATACAGTGGCTCTCCCGATGATTGAACATCCTGCGTTGAACAATCGAGAGCAACAGAGTCCGGAGATGTATGGGGAGGAAGAAGATGGCGCGTCGGAAAACGAGTTGGAAGAATTGTTGAGTAAAGTTAAGCTCTATGGCAATGCGTTTCGTCACGTTGGTCCGAAGTCTAGGAGGAACAACGACGCAGGGGAAGGCAGCCAAGAGCGCGAAACACTGCAAAAGCGTTATGGTGGCTTCATGAGACGGATCCGACCCAAGTTGAACAGCCTGAAGTTGGATAATCAGAAGCGTTACGGTGGCTTTTTACGTCGCCATTTCAAAATCGCAGTGCGCTCAGAACCCCAGGCGTTTGACATTAGTCTATAGATCCGGAGGAACCAGGGGGGCTGCTGAGCGTCGTGGCGTGTTTAAGTTTATCTGCATCCATCGCTACAATTCATAATTGAAATCCCCTCTCTTCAAATAGATACATTGTTAATATTTCTGTACAAAAAGAGCACGCTCACATGAATAGGACTATCAGACAtattccaaaaaataaatatccgTGATGTGTGTTGAGCAAACTGTGGGCTACTAATATAACAAATGTTTGTTATGTAGCACTAATAAACTTTTGCGTTTCATACGTCCCAGAAGTCgatatattttcatttttttggctataggggggggggatctggtgCGGAAATACAGCCGAATAGCCTTCAGCGTATTAATTACTTATTATCATAAATTCATAAATATAAGAGGTGGAAATTCATTCATGATGTGTTGAAGCTGGGGACAGATATATactatttaaaaatatacaGGCTAGACTGTAATTATAACCAACAACGAGGAAAGAATTCAAACAAACTGATACTTTTAAGTAAAAATCCTATTTGTAAGGACTGTTTAAGACCTGCAATAGTCAAATATTTTTCTATATAGAACAATGGCTATATATGTCTTACTTTATTGAGCATAAACCCTCAATAATTAACAGCCTTTTGGCTATCGGGACAGGTTGGGGTATTTCATTGTTAATCAGAGCATGAAGAAGATTGAGTGAACTTTATGCGCTGTTCATTATCTAAGCATCGAGTGGAGAATGGACAGTAATAATAATCGTAATATTATGGCCAATTATCAATATTACCTAACACTCCGTGGTCTGGACGTCCTTGGGTTTTATCAGTCAAGTGATGCGTGAGGAAGACTGTATAAGAAAAATGCATGCTGTTAATATTACCTTACAATTTCTAGTAATGAAGGGTCTCCATTGCGACAACAGCTATACAACATTTCCTCTCCTTCAAAGAATGACTGTATCAAATACAATCACTTGTTTGTAATTATCTTAGCGTTTCTTATGTATCCTGTACAAAAGTAACAATTATTCAGTCAATATAATCCCACAGTTATAGGCAATTATGAACCGTTTAAGTAATACAATTGCATCGTTCCATAAACAATCCGTATTATGACGTAGGCTAttcaaagtaggcctacttacgtTCTTAGTCCTACCAGCCTAATTCCTCTGCGGTTATAATAACTGTAATATTCATAATCACAATATATCACTTATTATCACTCCCCCAATTACAACGTATTCGTAAGCAGTTGGGTCAAAACCCAAAATCAACAAGTATATCGCCCTTTACCTCATACAAGGTAGGTAATCCGAGGTATTTGGCGCCCTCTAGCGGTATGCGTTAGAATATATCATTTTCATTGAGGCGTCGTCTGAGGAAAAACCCAAGGTTGAGCAATACTTGGTTGGGTTTGATGACACACACTATGAAAGGGGTATGTTACACAACACGCTGGCATCAGTGTGCGTAATTTCA from the Gadus macrocephalus chromosome 7, ASM3116895v1 genome contains:
- the pdyn gene encoding proenkephalin-B: MEWYVCVLVLSLPWSVHTQTSPRCQNCVRQTDSGASFSHLTCILECEETLWKSREWKAGRPTNILQTAASIGSNPQRAAERSTQTERTGPQASPTLPRLLYNGLTEAHLKNTVALPMIEHPALNNREQQSPEMYGEEEDGASENELEELLSKVKLYGNAFRHVGPKSRRNNDAGEGSQERETLQKRYGGFMRRIRPKLNSLKLDNQKRYGGFLRRHFKIAVRSEPQAFDISL